In the Drosophila takahashii strain IR98-3 E-12201 chromosome 3R, DtakHiC1v2, whole genome shotgun sequence genome, one interval contains:
- the LOC108057546 gene encoding myophilin — protein MAPRNKEQEQEVLNWVFAVIGEKVPSGQYEDILKDGIWLCKLANKLAPGSVKKIQERGTNFQLMENIQRFQAAVKKYGVPEEEIFQTADLFERRNIPQVTLSLYALGRITQKHPEFTGPALGPKMADKNERTFTEEQLRAHEGELNLQMGFNKGASQAGHGGFSNTRHM, from the exons CCACGCAACAAGGAACAGGAACAGGAAGTGCTCAACTGGGTGTTCGCCGTCATCGGTGAGAAGGTGCCCAGCGGCCAGTACGAGGACATCCTCAAGGACGGCATCTGGCTGTGCAAGCTGGCCAACAAGCTGGCCCCCGGTTCGGTGAAGAAGATCCAGGAGCGTGGCACCAACTTCCAGCTGATGGAGAACATCCAGCGCTTCCAGGCGGCGGTCAAGAAGTACGGCGTGCCCGAGGAGGAAATCTTCCAGACGGCCGATCTCTTCGAGCGCCGCAACATCCCCCAGGTCACCCTCTCCCTCTACGCCCTTGGACGCATC ACGCAAAAGCACCCCGAGTTCACCGGCCCCGCCCTGGGACCCAAGATGGCCGACAAGAACGAGCGTACCTTCACCGAGGAGCAGCTGCGCGCCCACGAGGGTGAGCTCAACCTGCAGATGGGCTTCAACAAGGGCGCCTCCCAGGCCGGACACGGTGGCTTCAGCAACACCCGTCACATGTAA